In Phaseolus vulgaris cultivar G19833 chromosome 10, P. vulgaris v2.0, whole genome shotgun sequence, a single genomic region encodes these proteins:
- the LOC137818798 gene encoding uncharacterized protein isoform X2: MSSLYGLSSASASPTTPFEPIPTPHPSSKDSRPYEYTSMKNMNESKNGFWGVLARKAKSIIEDDNVPQQSEMGGVGRSQFPGVASRGKNGGRKKER; the protein is encoded by the exons ATGTCCTCTCTCTATGGTCTCTCCTCTGCTTCTGCTTCTCCGACAACTCCTTTTGAACCCATTCCAACTCCTCATCCTTCCTCCAAG GATTCAAGACCCTATGAATATACATCCATGAAGAACATGAACGAGTCCAAGAATGGATTTTGGGGTGTTCTAGCCAGAAAAGCCAAGTCAATTATCGAGGATGATAATGTACCCCAGCAATCTGAAATGGGTGGAGTGGGAAGGTCACAATTTCCTGGTGTAGCATCTAGGGGCAAG AACGGTGGCAGAAAAAAGGAAAGATGA
- the LOC137818798 gene encoding uncharacterized protein isoform X1: protein MSSLYGLSSASASPTTPFEPIPTPHPSSKDSRPYEYTSMKNMNESKNGFWGVLARKAKSIIEDDNVPQQSEMGGVGRSQFPGVASRGKTERWQKKGKMIRKESNKSNKQICR, encoded by the exons ATGTCCTCTCTCTATGGTCTCTCCTCTGCTTCTGCTTCTCCGACAACTCCTTTTGAACCCATTCCAACTCCTCATCCTTCCTCCAAG GATTCAAGACCCTATGAATATACATCCATGAAGAACATGAACGAGTCCAAGAATGGATTTTGGGGTGTTCTAGCCAGAAAAGCCAAGTCAATTATCGAGGATGATAATGTACCCCAGCAATCTGAAATGGGTGGAGTGGGAAGGTCACAATTTCCTGGTGTAGCATCTAGGGGCAAG ACAGAACGGTGGCAGAAAAAAGGAAAGATGATTAGAAAGGAAAGCAATAAAAGCAATAAACAAATATGCAGATAG
- the LOC137819146 gene encoding UDP-glucose flavonoid 3-O-glucosyltransferase 7-like produces the protein MESAGPLKIYFLPFFAQGHQIPLVQLARLIAARGHHVTIVTTPANAQLFQKTIHDDIVSGHHIRVRLIKFPNTHLGLPEGVENLVSATTSATAGKIHMAAHLIQSEVEAALKESPPDVFIPDILFTWSKDLCKSLQIPRLVFNPISIFDVCMIQAIKAHPEAFLSDSGPYQIPGLPHPLTLPVKPSPGFAALTESLLEGEEGSHGVIVNSFAELDAEYTQHYENLTGRKVWHVGPSSLMVEQSVKKPAIVNETRHESLTWLDSKEKDSVLYVCFGSLSLLSDKQLYELATALDASGHSFILVVHRKNKEEEEEEKWLPEGFEEKIGKEKRGMLIRGWAPQPSILSHPAVGGFLTHCGWNAVAEAISAGVPMVTMPGFSDQYYNEKLITEVHGFGVEVGAAEWSISPYEGKKEVVSGERIEEAVKRLMDKGEEGEKIRKKAREMQEKAWRAVGEGGSSHNSLTALLDHLKPLLPK, from the coding sequence atggAGTCAGCAGGACCTTTGAAGATATACTTCCTCCCATTCTTCGCACAAGGCCATCAAATCCCACTGGTTCAGCTCGCTCGCTTGATTGCCGCACGTGGCCACCACGTCACAATCGTCACCACTCCCGCCAACGCCCAACTCTTCCAAAAAACCATCCACGACGACATAGTCTCCGGCCACCACATCCGCGTCCGCCTCATCAAATTCCCCAACACCCACCTCGGTCTACCGGAAGGCGTGGAAAATCTCGTTTCAGCCACCACCAGCGCCACCGCCGGAAAAATCCACATGGCGGCGCACCTCATCCAGTCTGAGGTCGAAGCTGCCCTGAAAGAGTCCCCTCCCGATGTCTTCATCCCTGACATCCTCTTCACCTGGAGCAAGGACCTGTGCAAGAGTCTTCAAATCCCGCGGCTCGTCTTCAACCCCATATCCATCTTCGACGTGTGCATGATCCAGGCCATTAAAGCCCACCCCGAAGCCTTTCTCTCCGATTCGGGGCCCTACCAGATTCCTGGTCTTCCCCACCCTCTCACTCTACCGGTGAAACCCTCGCCGGGTTTCGCAGCACTGACGGAATCTCTTCTTGAAGGTGAAGAGGGGAGTCATGGAGTTATCGTGAACAGTTTCGCTGAACTCGACGCTGAGTACACTCAGCATTACGAAAACCTGACAGGAAGAAAAGTGTGGCATGTGGGCCCCAGCTCCCTCATGGTGGAACAAAGCGTTAAGAAACCTGCCATTGTCAACGAGACCAGACACGAGTCTCTGACGTGGCTTGACTCAAAGGAGAAAGACTCGGTTCTCTATGTTTGCTTCGGAAGCCTCTCTCTTCTTTCGGACAAGCAGCTTTATGAACTGGCCACCGCCCTGGATGCCTCCGGACACTCTTTCATCTTGGTGGTTCACCGGAAAAACaaagaggaggaagaggaagagaaaTGGCTGCCGGAGGGGTTTGAGGAGAAGATAGGGAAGGAGAAGAGAGGGATGTTGATCAGGGGATGGGCGCCGCAGCCTTCGATCTTGAGCCACCCTGCTGTGGGAGGGTTTTTGACGCACTGTGGGTGGAACGCAGTGGCGGAGGCCATCAGTGCTGGTGTTCCGATGGTGACCATGCCGGGCTTCAGTGATCAGTATTATAATGAGAAGCTTATAACGGAGGTGCACGGGTTTGGGGTGGAGGTGGGTGCGGCGGAGTGGAGCATTTCGCCGTACGAGGGGAAGAAGGAGGTGGTGAGTGGGGAGAGAATAGAGGAGGCTGTGAAGAGGTTGATGGATAAAGGAGAAGAAGGTGAGAAGATAAGGAAGAAGGCGAGGGAGATGCAAGAGAAAGCATGGAGAGCTGTTGGAGAAGGTGGATCCTCACACAATAGTCTCACTGCTCTCTTGGATCATCTCAAACCTCTCTTGCCTAAATag
- the LOC137818412 gene encoding stemmadenine O-acetyltransferase-like, with protein MKVEVEIISREDIRPSSPTPSHLRVFRLSLLDRLIPFPYAPIILFYTSPKSNTNYLSEVPKRLELLKKSLSETLTKFYPLGGKIKEDLSIECNDEGANFVLARVKCPLDEFLVQPEVTVLHKFIPVDLVDLASEGSNSGTHVTNIQVNIFECGGIAIGMCISHKILDGAGLSTFIKGWTERAKDCNQLTQPNFTGPSLFPINSSWLKDLSMWMWGSLFKQGKWVTRRFLFRNSAIATLKAQTPGTENSTRVEMVSSMLWKSLMGVSKARFGTQRPSFISHLVNLRRKMDEALCPEHALGNLLWLTAAETVDDNEMGLEELVGKLRTAISRVDKEFVEELKGDKGRSIMQESLGAICEMGSKSEVDYFGFSSWCNFGFYEADFGWGKPTWVSCVGSIGSVSMFMNLIILVDTRLGDGIEAWVTLKEEDMTYLKANPELLTCATLDPSPLAMSSVA; from the coding sequence atgaaagtTGAAGTAGAAATCATTTCTAGAGAAGATATTAGACCTTCTTCTCCCACACCCTCTCACCTTAGAGTCTTTAGGCTTTCCCTTTTGGATCGCCTTATCCCATTTCCATATGCTCCAATAATCCTGTTCTACACCTCACCTAAGAGTAACACAAATTACCTTTCTGAAGTCCCCAAGAGGTTAGAATTGCTGAAAAAATCTTTATCAGAGACACTAACCAAATTCTACCCCTTAGGTGGCAAAATCAAAGAGGATCTGTCCATTGAGTGCAATGATGAAGGTGCTAACTTTGTGCTAGCCCGAGTGAAATGTCCTCTAGACGAATTTCTAGTCCAACCTGAAGTGACCGTACTGCACAAGTTTATTCCTGTTGATCTTGTTGATCTTGCTTCTGAAGGATCAAATTCAGGAACCCATGTGACTAACATTCAAGTGAACATCTTTGAATGTGGGGGAATTGCCATTGGCATGTGCATTTCTCACAAGATCCTAGATGGGGCTGGACTTAGCACTTTTATCAAAGGTTGGACAGAAAGGGCCAAGGATTGTAACCAATTAACCCAACCGAACTTCACAGGACCTTCTCTCTTCCCCATAAATAGTTCATGGCTCAAAGACTTATCAATGTGGATGTGGGGTTCCTTGTTCAAACAAGGCAAGTGGGTCACAAGGAGGTTTCTGTTTAGAAACTCAGCTATAGCCACACTCAAGGCTCAAACACCAGGCACAGAAAACTCCACACGTGTGGAGATGGTTTCTTCTATGCTGTGGAAGTCCCTCATGGGTGTGTCCAAGGCACGGTTTGGTACCCAAAGGCCTTCTTTTATAAGTCATTTGGTGAACCTGAGGAGAAAAATGGATGAGGCTCTTTGTCCTGAACATGCTCTGGGAAATCTTCTTTGGTTGACGGCTGCAGAGACGGTGGATGATAATGAGATGGGGTTGGAGGAGTTGGTGGGGAAGCTGAGGACTGCAATATCAAGAGTAGACAAGGAATTTGTTGAAGAATTGAAAGGTGATAAGGGAAGGTCAATTATGCAGGAGAGTCTTGGGGCAATATGTGAGATGGGATCAAAGAGTGAAGTGGATTATTTTGGGTTTAGTAGTTGGTGCAATTTTGGGTTCTACGAGGCTGATTTTGGGTGGGGAAAACCCACATGGGTGAGTTGTGTAGGTTCAATTGGTTCAGTTTCAATGTTTATGAATCTTATCATCCTAGTGGACACAAGGTTGGGAGATGGCATAGAAGCTTGGGTTACCTTGAAAGAGGAGGATATGACTTATTTGAAAGCAAACCCCGAACTCCTCACTTGTGCAACACTGGATCCAAGTCCATTAGCAATGAGTTCAGTTGCCTGA
- the LOC137818411 gene encoding uncharacterized protein codes for MSTMKNSFKDADHLYSSWSFSKLMAFFFFLISISYLFYSLRFVSHSYDCDQPSHIPTITHHHISITPPEQESPPFEETSLSHIVFGIGASAKLWKQRKEYIKMWWRPNEMRGVVWLEQKVKPEPGDENSLPLLRISGDTSRFKYKNPKGHRSAIRISRIVSETLRLGMKDVRWFVMGDDDTVFVAENLVKVLQKYDHNQFYYIGSSSESHLQNIYFSYNMAYGGGGFAISYPLAVALEKMQDRCIQRYPGLYGSDDRIQACMAELGVPLTKEKGFHQFDVYGNLFGLLAAHPLAPLVSLHHLDVVEPIFPNVSRVQALNRLGGPMKLDPAGLMQQSICYDKARSWTVSVSWGYAVQIFRGIFSAREMEMPARTFLNWYKRADYTSYPFNTRPVSRHVCQKPFVYFLSEAVHGDAANETSSRYIRVQKNPDCKWKMEDPTRIKSVEVRKKIDQHLWDKAPRRNCCRVRRTKKKGTLVIDVGECREDEVVEL; via the exons ATGTCCACCATGAAGAACAGTTTCAAAGACGCTGACCATTTATACTCTTCATGGAGCTTCTCAAAGCTAATggctttcttcttcttcttaatcTCCATCTCCTACCTCTTCTACTCCCTCAGATTCGTGAGCCATTCCTATGACTGTGATCAACCTTCCCACATTCCCACCATCACCCACCATCACATATCCATCACCCCACCTGAACAAGAGTCCCCACCCTTTGAAGAAACGAGCCTTTCCCACATAGTCTTTGGCATAGGGGCCTCAGCCAAGCTTTGGAAGCAGAGAAAAGAGTACATCAAGATGTGGTGGAGGCCCAATGAGATGCGTGGAGTTGTGTGGCTAGAGCAGAAGGTGAAACCTGAACCTGGTGATGAGAATTCCTTGCCCTTGTTGAGGATCTCCGGTGACACTTCAAGGTTCAAGTATAAGAATCCAAAGGGGCATAGATCGGCTATCAGAATCTCACGCATAGTGTCTGAGACACTCAGGCTTGGAATGAAGGATGTGAGGTGGTTTGTGATGGGGGACGATGACACCGTTTTTGTGGCAGAAAATTTGGTGAAGGTTTTGCAGAAGTATGACCATAATCAGTTCTATTACATTGGGAGTTCTTCTGAGAGTCACTTGCAAAATATATACTTTTCTTATAATATGGCTTATGGGGGTGGTGGTTTTGCCATCAGTTATCCTTTGGCTGTGGCATTGGAGAAAATGCAAGATAGGTGCATTCAGAGGTATCCTGGGTTGTATGGCTCTGATGACAGAATTCAAGCTTGTATGGCAGAATTAGGAGTTCCACTCACCAAGGAGAAAGGGTTCCATCAG TTCGATGTATACGGCAATCTCTTTGGGCTTCTGGCGGCCCATCCACTTGCGCCACTGGTGTCCCTACATCACTTGGACGTGGTTGAGCCCATATTTCCAAACGTGAGCCGGGTGCAGGCCTTGAACCGCCTGGGCGGGCCCATGAAGCTCGACCCAGCCGGGCTCATGCAGCAGTCCATTTGCTACGACAAAGCCCGGAGCTGGACCGTATCCGTTTCATGGGGATACGCGGTTCAAATATTCCGGGGCATTTTCTCGGCCCGGGAAATGGAGATGCCGGCGAGGACGTTCCTCAACTGGTACAAACGGGCTGATTACACGTCGTATCCGTTCAACACCCGCCCCGTCAGCCGCCATGTTTGTCAGAAACCTTTTGTCTATTTCTTGTCAGAGGCTGTGCATGGCGATGCTGCCAATGAAACTTCCAGTCGTTATATACGGGTTCAGAAAAACCCCGATTGCAAGTGGAAGATGGAGGATCCGACCCGGATCAAATCGGTGGAAGTTCGTAAGAAAATCGACCAGCACTTGTGGGATAAG GCTCCAAGAAGAAATTGTTGTAGGGTTCGACgtacaaagaagaaaggaactCTGGTGATTGATGTGGGGGAATGCAGGGAGGATGAAGTTGTTGAATTGTAG
- the LOC137818361 gene encoding sufE-like protein 1, chloroplastic/mitochondrial has translation MATNSISSSSFQLVTTRIPLSLFPKTPTLLSPLTKPPFYKSITFQRLPSSSPPSSSSSPSPSSTSLQPIEDLPPKLQEIVHLFQSVPEPKSKYEQLLFYGKNLKPLEPHFKTNDNKVQGCVSQVWVRAYLDPNRHVIYEADSDSVLTKGLAALLVQGLSGRPVGEIIRVTPDFVTLLGLQQSLTPSRNNGFLNMLKLMQRKALTLFVEAEKGGEFTELKSPESNSDSVAENSPRGGESSELGDTEGDVGLDSDVELGGRGKRIREKLKKELEPVELEVEDVSYQHAGHAGVRGSDGETHFNVKVVSREFEGKSLVKRHRLIYGLLQEELETGLHALSIVAKTPAEVEG, from the coding sequence ATGGCTACCAATTCAATTTCCTCATCCTCCTTTCAATTAGTCACTACAAGAATCCCTCTTTCCCTCTTCCCCAAAACACCAACTCTCCTTTCTCCTCTAACAAAACCTCCCTTCTATAAATCCATCACCTTCCAGAGACTTCCGTCATCATCTCCACCCTCGTCATCATCATCACCGTCCCCATCATCCACATCGCTTCAACCCATCGAAGACCTCCCTCCGAAACTCCAAGAAATCGTCCACCTTTTCCAATCCGTCCCCGAACCCAAGTCCAAATACGAGCAGCTCCTCTTCTATGGCAAAAACCTCAAACCCCTCGAACCCCACTTCAAAACCAACGACAACAAGGTCCAAGGTTGCGTCTCCCAGGTCTGGGTCCGAGCCTACCTCGACCCCAACCGCCACGTCATCTACGAAGCCGACTCCGACTCCGTCCTCACCAAAGGCCTTGCCGCGTTGCTCGTGCAGGGCCTCTCGGGTCGACCCGTTGGTGAGATCATTCGGGTCACGCCCGATTTCGTCACTCTGTTGGGGTTGCAGCAGAGCCTAACCCCCTCGAGGAACAACGGGTTTTTGAACATGCTTAAATTGATGCAGAGAAAGGCTCTTACGCTGTTCGTGGAAGCTGAAAAGGGTGGTGAGTTCACTGAATTGAAGTCGCCTGAGTCGAATTCTGATAGCGTTGCTGAGAATTCTCCAAGGGGTGGAGAAAGTTCTGAGCTTGGTGATACGGAGGGTGATGTTGGTTTGGATTCTGATGTGGAACTGGGAGGGAGGGGGAAGAGGATAAGGGAGAAGTTGAAGAAGGAGCTTGAGCCTGTTGAGTTGGAGGTTGAGGATGTGTCTTATCAGCATGCGGGGCATGCTGGGGTTAGAGGGAGTGATGGAGAAACGCATTTCAATGTTAAAGTTGTGTCTAGGGAGTTTGAAGGGAAGAGTTTGGTCAAGAGGCATAGGCTTATTTATGGCCTTCTGCAAGAGGAGTTGGAGACTGGACTGCATGCCTTGTCGATCGTGGCGAAGACACCGGCTGAAGTTGAAGGATGA
- the LOC137818004 gene encoding nuclear transcription factor Y subunit C-1-like: MRQAGAYSGLLCGGVSGRTGPHPLPLARIKKIMKKSGDDVKMISGEAPIIFSKACELFIEELTRRSWIMAIQGKRRTLHKEDLTSAVIATDLFDFLITLVSNSDSHPLGVPTTTTMEVETIY, translated from the coding sequence ATGAGACAAGCTGGTGCATATTCAGGGTTACTGTGTGGAGGGGTATCAGGAAGGACAGGACCCCACCCTCTGCCCCTGGCAAGGATCAAGAAGATCATGAAGAAGTCAGGGGATGATGTTAAAATGATATCAGGGGAGGCTCCAATTATTTTCTCCAAGGCTTGTGAGCTCTTCATTGAGGAACTTACTAGAAGGTCATGGATCATGGCCATCCAAGGCAAAAGGAGGACTTTGCACAAAGAGGACTTGACCTCTGCAGTTATAGCCACTGATCTATTTGACTTTTTGATCACTTTGGTTTCCAATTCTGACAGCCATCCACTTGGTGTCCCCACCACCACTACCATGGAGGTAGAAACTATATATTAG